The Humulus lupulus chromosome 3, drHumLupu1.1, whole genome shotgun sequence genome window below encodes:
- the LOC133822887 gene encoding uncharacterized protein LOC133822887, whose product MECSILPDISVRMSQKDSESEAGKQPGYVLRENPKKTRRFADSSGGVLLKELHVCKECGKGFQSLKALCGHMASHSDKEKLVISHKFEQYLGTNEKPKLIMDSHSDTETSAPRKKRVSKRIRYKNLDVYSYMGNGCSSVPGIEQEQQEVAISLMLLSRDSGHKGGLNSVGESSDNNSVVLEAKSSSIDMMISGKKVLSSVTNLDEVVGAKKASAGELKSSKYVSASENSDSGYFRNGPKKIESDVSVDGFLRNGGFKKLEVESGSGFGRNLLDEDAKDQVERGSSKYELRKRTRNGLYRPESLMGAFKNEANWFSNDEILKTNGQKSKYECLTCKKTFHSHRALGGHRANHSKINGCCESICESGENSIEMANSPIPIANDKKLIENDTGKTPVKEDVSERKPVSKKSKGHECPICFRVFKSGQALGGHKRSHFVGGREANTMVIRQERLEPEPEPVAEVTVLFDLNLPATEEDPNEDVGFVAW is encoded by the exons ATGGAATGTAGCATTCTACCAGATATAAG tgtGAGAATGAGCCAGAAAGATTCAGAGTCTGAAGCTGGGAAACAGCCTGGTTATGTCCTCAGGGAGAACCCCAAGAAAACGCGGCGTTTTGCTGACTCAAGTGGTGGTGTTTTGTTGAAGGAATTACATGTATGCAAAGAATGTGGTAAAGGGTTTCAATCACTGAAAGCTCTATGTGGTCATATGGCTTCTCACTCTGATAAAGAAAAGTTGGTGATTAGCCACAAGTTTGAACAATATTTGGGTACTAACGAGAAGCCGAAACTGATAATGGATAGTCACTCAGATACCGAGACTTCAGCTCCGAGGAAGAAAAGGGTGTCAAAGAGAATTAGGTACAAGAATCTTGATGTTTACTCTTATATGGGGAATGGTTGTTCTTCTGTTCCAGGAATCGAGCAAGAACAGCAAGAGGTGGCCATAAGCTTGATGTTGTTGTCTAGAGATTCTGGCCATAAAGGAGGTCTGAACTCGGTTGGCGAATCTTCAGATAACAACTCAGTGGTTTTAGAGGCTAAATCTTCTTCAATTGATATGATGATCAGTGGTAAGAAGGTTCTGAGTTCAGTCACCAACTTGGATGAGGTTGTGGGAGCGAAGAAAGCAAGTGCTGGGGAGTTGAAATCTTCCAAGTATGTTAGTGCTTCTGAAAATTCTGATTCTGGGTATTTCAGAAATGGACCCAAGAAGATCGAATCGGATGTGTCAGTTGATGGGTTTCTGAGAAATGGTGGTTTTAAGAAGCTGGAAGTGGAATCAGGATCTGGGTTTGGAAGGAATTTGCTTGATGAAGACGCTAAAGATCAAGTGGAAAGAGGTTCTTCGAAATATGAATTGAGAAAGAGAACCAGGAATGGGCTCTACAGACCTGAATCTTTAATGGGTGCTTTCAAGAATGAAGCTAACTGGTTCTCCAACGATGAAATTCTTAAAACTAATGGTCAGAAGAGCAAGTACGAGTGTTTGACTTGTAAGAAGACTTTCCATTCTCATCGAGCTCTTGGGGGACACAGAGCCAATCATAGTAAGATCAACGGCTGCTGTGAATCAATTTGCGAGAGTGGAGAAAACAGCATAGAGATGGCTAACAGTCCAATTCCAATAGCTAATGATAAGAAGCTCATTGAGAATGACACCGGCAAAACTCCAGTTAAAGAAGATGTATCTGAAAGAAAACCAGTGTCGAAGAAGAGCAAAGGACATGAGTGTCCAATATGCTTCAGAGTTTTTAAGTCCGGCCAAGCTTTGGGTGGCCACAAGAGGTCCCATTTTGTTGGAGGCCGTGAGGCCAACACTATGGTGATCAGGCAAGAACGTCTTGAGCCTGAGCCGGAGCCTGTGGCTGAGGTTACAGTTTTGTTCGATCTTAATCTTCCTGCTACAGAGGAAGACCCAAATGAAGATGTTGGATTCGTGGCATGGTAG